In Pseudomonas alcaliphila JAB1, a single window of DNA contains:
- a CDS encoding methyltransferase domain-containing protein — MTDQAFAQADPEWLKLIGEARDWLAGPLGQLLLEEERRLLEEELARFFGGYLVSYGPGAEGPPKAGQIQHNVRLGAPMPGVQIVCEEQSWPLGEHATDVVVLQHGLDFSLSPHGLLREAARSVRPGGHLLILGIHPWSTWGVRRLFARDGLARARCIAPSRVGDWLSLLGFALEKRRFGCYRPPLASLAWQMRLRRMESWGDAWQLPGAGFYLLVARKLVVGLRPLRQSRREPMGKLLPMPVAKVSRRDLDN, encoded by the coding sequence ATGACTGATCAGGCATTCGCCCAGGCCGACCCTGAGTGGCTCAAACTCATCGGTGAGGCGCGCGACTGGCTTGCCGGGCCGCTCGGCCAGCTGTTGCTGGAGGAAGAGCGGCGCTTGCTGGAAGAAGAGCTGGCGCGCTTTTTCGGTGGTTATCTGGTGAGCTACGGCCCTGGCGCCGAAGGCCCACCCAAGGCGGGGCAGATCCAGCACAACGTGCGCCTTGGCGCGCCGATGCCTGGCGTGCAGATCGTCTGTGAGGAGCAATCCTGGCCCTTGGGGGAGCACGCCACCGATGTGGTGGTGCTGCAGCATGGTCTGGATTTCAGCCTGTCGCCTCATGGCCTGTTGCGCGAGGCGGCGCGCAGCGTCAGGCCCGGCGGGCACCTGTTGATTCTGGGTATTCACCCCTGGAGTACCTGGGGCGTCCGGCGCCTGTTTGCCCGGGACGGTTTGGCCAGGGCGCGCTGTATTGCGCCGAGCCGTGTCGGTGACTGGCTGAGTTTGCTGGGCTTTGCGTTGGAGAAACGGCGGTTCGGGTGCTATCGTCCGCCGCTCGCTTCGCTGGCCTGGCAAATGCGCCTGCGCCGAATGGAAAGCTGGGGCGATGCCTGGCAGTTGCCGGGCGCCGGTTTCTACCTGTTGGTGGCGCGCAAGCTGGTGGTCGGCTTGCGCCCGCTGCGGCAGTCGCGCCGCGAGCCGATGGGCAAGTTGCTGCCGATGCCGGTGGCCAAGGTCAGTCGGCGCGATCTCG
- a CDS encoding extracellular solute-binding protein, with protein sequence MRPLLLLFLSLALSFPASATISESHGYAQFGTLKYPASFSHFDWVNPDAPKGGTLRIMASGTFDTLNPYTFKGSSPISTAHFLQYGANELNEPLMVGTGAYDPSGDEPASSYGLIARSVEYSEDRSWVVFNLRPEARFHDGKPITAYDVAFSYRLLRNDGHPQYRTNLQEVKRVDILGRHRIRFVFKRAGNPLLILRLGELPVLPQHYWKDRDFKSTTFEAPLGSGPYRIVQVVPGRRLVFERVKDWWGKDLPVNRGKYNFDRVEVEFYRDNHVAFEAFKAGEFDFYIENQAKNWSNGYRFPAVTRGDVIRAEIPHQIPTQTQALFMNTRRDLFSDRRVREALGLMFDFEWTNRTLFNNAYVRAASYYPNSEFSATGKPEGAEWLLLSPHRDKLPARLLTEPPTQPVTDGRGIPRETLRRALGLLADAGWKPSGQELRNARGQRLEFEIMLVNPSLERILQPYTANLASIGIRANLRTVDRAQYKQRLDQFDYDMILLTLPQTLSPGLEQSLYFHSSQVNIKGGKNYAGVNDPVVDEMIDKLLSAQTRDEQVAATRALDRVLLWQHYSIPNWYINYHRLAYRNRFAFVTTPPYTLGLRTWWLKPTENAR encoded by the coding sequence ATGCGTCCCCTCCTACTGCTGTTCCTCAGCCTGGCCTTGAGCTTTCCCGCCTCTGCGACTATCAGCGAGAGCCACGGCTACGCCCAGTTCGGGACACTCAAGTATCCTGCCAGCTTCAGTCATTTTGACTGGGTCAACCCCGATGCGCCCAAAGGCGGCACGTTGCGCATCATGGCGTCCGGCACTTTCGATACGCTCAACCCCTACACGTTCAAGGGCAGCAGCCCGATCTCGACCGCGCATTTCCTGCAGTACGGCGCCAATGAGCTGAACGAACCCTTGATGGTCGGCACTGGCGCTTACGACCCCTCGGGGGATGAGCCTGCCTCCAGCTATGGCCTGATCGCCAGAAGCGTCGAGTACAGCGAGGACCGCAGTTGGGTGGTCTTCAACCTGCGGCCGGAAGCGCGTTTTCACGATGGCAAGCCGATCACGGCCTACGACGTGGCCTTCTCCTATCGCCTGCTGCGCAATGACGGCCACCCGCAGTACCGCACCAACCTGCAGGAAGTGAAACGCGTCGATATTCTCGGCCGCCACCGCATCCGTTTCGTCTTCAAGCGCGCCGGCAACCCGCTGTTGATCCTGCGCCTGGGTGAACTGCCGGTCCTGCCGCAGCACTATTGGAAAGATCGCGACTTCAAGAGCACCACCTTCGAGGCGCCGCTGGGCAGCGGTCCCTACCGCATCGTTCAGGTGGTACCTGGCCGGCGCCTGGTGTTCGAGCGGGTGAAGGACTGGTGGGGCAAGGATCTGCCGGTCAATCGCGGCAAATACAACTTCGACCGCGTCGAGGTGGAGTTCTACCGCGACAACCATGTCGCCTTCGAGGCCTTCAAGGCCGGCGAATTCGACTTCTACATCGAGAACCAGGCAAAGAACTGGAGCAACGGCTACCGCTTTCCGGCCGTGACCCGTGGCGACGTGATTCGCGCCGAGATACCGCACCAGATTCCGACCCAGACCCAGGCGCTGTTCATGAACACGCGCCGCGATCTGTTCAGCGACCGCAGGGTGCGTGAGGCGCTGGGGCTGATGTTCGATTTCGAGTGGACCAATCGCACGCTGTTCAACAACGCCTACGTGCGCGCCGCCAGCTACTACCCCAACAGCGAATTCTCGGCCACTGGCAAGCCCGAAGGCGCGGAGTGGCTGTTGCTCTCGCCGCATCGCGACAAGCTGCCTGCACGCCTGCTCACCGAGCCACCGACACAACCGGTAACCGACGGTCGCGGCATCCCTCGGGAAACCTTGCGCCGCGCCCTCGGTCTATTGGCCGATGCCGGCTGGAAACCCTCCGGCCAGGAGCTGCGTAATGCTCGCGGTCAACGCCTCGAGTTCGAGATCATGCTGGTCAACCCCAGCCTCGAACGCATTCTCCAGCCCTATACTGCCAACCTCGCCAGTATCGGCATACGCGCCAACCTGCGCACTGTCGATCGCGCCCAGTACAAGCAACGCCTTGACCAGTTCGACTACGACATGATCCTGCTGACCCTGCCGCAAACCCTCAGCCCGGGGCTGGAACAATCGCTGTACTTCCATTCCAGCCAGGTGAACATCAAGGGCGGCAAGAACTATGCAGGCGTCAACGATCCGGTGGTCGACGAGATGATCGACAAGCTGCTCTCGGCGCAGACTCGAGACGAACAGGTAGCCGCCACGCGGGCCCTGGACCGAGTCCTGCTCTGGCAGCACTACAGCATTCCCAACTGGTACATCAATTATCACCGCCTGGCGTACCGCAATCGGTTCGCCTTCGTCACCACGCCGCCCTACACGCTGGGCCTGCGCACCTGGTGGCTGAAGCCCACGGAGAACGCTCGATGA
- a CDS encoding LysM peptidoglycan-binding domain-containing protein has protein sequence MPLSSRKPLNIKALARSSRALAVMCSIILAGCQSLPSDTPDRSADTSRAVGLEREPEWLNDQVKPREYADIWERVRDGFKLQDEIGINPRIERVRLWYASNPKHVNTVSERSAPYIHYIVERLAERDMPMELALLPVIESAYDPLAYSSAHAVGLWQFIPSTGRHYNLRQTNWYDGRRDVTASTEAALNYLSRLHEMFNGDWLLALAAYNAGEGRISRAIERNEKLGLPSDYWNLSLPKETEDYVPKLLALSQVILTPEAYSVSLSPIANEPYFEQIAIKQHMDLSRVAKLADLDEQELLQLNPAYKRGITLDGPQHLLVPTDKAEMLSANLALMKPQEMVDWQSYTVRSGDSLHAIANRHHLSVNMLKDVNRLSSNNLSLGQVLTIPAQPGAQPSEPLYQQRSVAQSASTRTYQVKNGDNLWQIARANQVAVHDLKRWNKLQGNALKVGQVLTLAAADSGARVASTTRSTATSRDKATYYRVKHGDSLYVIAKRFKIDLKRLQAWNPRSSKLQPGEMLTLYLP, from the coding sequence ATGCCTTTATCATCACGCAAGCCATTGAATATAAAGGCGTTGGCGCGAAGCTCCCGAGCGCTCGCGGTGATGTGCAGCATCATCCTGGCCGGCTGTCAGAGCCTGCCCAGCGATACTCCGGACCGTTCGGCTGATACCTCTCGAGCCGTGGGCCTGGAGCGCGAGCCGGAGTGGCTCAACGACCAGGTCAAGCCGCGCGAATACGCCGATATCTGGGAACGCGTACGCGACGGCTTCAAGCTGCAGGATGAAATCGGCATCAACCCGCGCATCGAACGCGTGCGCCTGTGGTACGCCAGCAATCCAAAACACGTCAATACCGTCAGCGAACGCAGCGCGCCTTATATCCACTACATCGTCGAGCGCCTTGCCGAGCGCGACATGCCGATGGAGCTGGCGCTGCTGCCGGTGATCGAAAGTGCTTACGATCCACTGGCCTACTCCTCGGCACACGCGGTCGGCCTCTGGCAGTTCATTCCCTCGACCGGCCGCCATTACAACCTGCGCCAGACCAACTGGTACGACGGCCGCCGCGACGTCACTGCATCGACCGAGGCAGCGCTCAACTATCTCAGCCGCCTGCATGAAATGTTCAACGGCGACTGGCTGCTCGCCCTGGCCGCCTACAACGCTGGCGAAGGCCGCATCAGCCGCGCCATCGAGCGCAACGAGAAGCTCGGCCTGCCCAGCGACTACTGGAACCTGTCGCTGCCCAAGGAAACCGAGGACTACGTGCCCAAGCTACTGGCGCTGTCACAGGTGATCCTGACGCCGGAAGCCTACAGCGTGAGCCTTTCGCCAATCGCCAACGAACCCTACTTCGAACAGATCGCAATCAAGCAGCACATGGATCTGTCGCGCGTCGCCAAACTGGCCGACCTGGATGAACAGGAGCTGCTGCAGCTCAACCCCGCCTACAAGCGCGGTATTACCCTCGACGGCCCGCAACATCTGCTGGTGCCGACCGATAAGGCAGAAATGCTCAGCGCCAACCTGGCCCTGATGAAACCGCAGGAAATGGTCGACTGGCAGAGCTACACCGTGCGCTCCGGCGATAGTCTGCACGCCATCGCCAACCGTCATCACCTGTCAGTCAACATGCTCAAGGACGTCAACCGCCTGAGCAGCAACAACCTGAGCCTCGGCCAGGTGCTGACCATTCCCGCCCAGCCCGGCGCGCAACCGAGCGAACCGCTGTATCAGCAGCGCAGCGTCGCGCAGAGCGCGAGCACGCGGACCTATCAGGTGAAGAACGGCGACAACCTGTGGCAGATCGCTCGCGCCAACCAGGTCGCGGTGCACGACCTGAAGCGCTGGAACAAGCTGCAGGGCAATGCGTTGAAAGTCGGCCAGGTGCTCACACTGGCAGCCGCCGACAGCGGCGCGCGCGTCGCCAGCACCACTCGCAGCACCGCCACCTCACGAGACAAAGCCACCTACTACCGCGTAAAGCATGGCGACTCGCTGTATGTGATCGCCAAGCGCTTCAAGATAGACCTCAAGCGCCTGCAGGCCTGGAATCCACGCAGCAGCAAGCTGCAACCAGGGGAAATGCTGACCCTCTATCTGCCGTGA
- the gloB gene encoding hydroxyacylglutathione hydrolase, whose translation MIQIDALPAFNDNYIWLLQEARSKRCAVVDPGDAAPVMAWLEAHPDWTLSDILITHHHFDHVGGVEQLKTATGARVAGPAAEKIPARDVDLKDNDAIELLGLRFEVMAVPGHTLGHIAYYHAEQNLLFCGDTLFAGGCGRLFEGTPQQMHQSLSRLAALPGATRVYCTHEYTLSNLRFAHAVEPHNPDVSARLAEVARWRDEGRISLPSNIELELATNPFLRVGEPAVVAATNGRDDRQSSEPSAVFASLRAWKDRF comes from the coding sequence ATGATCCAGATCGACGCGCTACCCGCCTTCAATGACAATTATATCTGGCTGCTGCAGGAGGCCCGCAGCAAGCGTTGCGCCGTGGTCGACCCCGGTGATGCGGCGCCGGTCATGGCCTGGCTCGAGGCCCATCCTGACTGGACACTCAGCGATATCCTGATCACTCACCATCACTTCGATCACGTTGGCGGTGTCGAGCAACTGAAGACGGCTACCGGCGCCCGTGTCGCCGGCCCGGCGGCGGAAAAGATTCCAGCCCGTGACGTCGACCTCAAGGATAACGACGCAATCGAGCTGCTCGGCCTGCGCTTCGAGGTCATGGCCGTACCTGGGCATACCCTCGGTCATATCGCCTACTACCACGCCGAACAGAACCTGCTGTTCTGTGGCGACACCCTGTTCGCGGGTGGCTGTGGCCGCCTCTTCGAAGGTACGCCGCAACAGATGCACCAGTCGCTGAGCCGCCTGGCAGCGCTCCCTGGTGCAACACGGGTCTACTGCACCCACGAATACACCCTGAGCAACCTGCGCTTCGCCCATGCCGTCGAGCCGCACAACCCGGACGTCAGTGCGCGCCTGGCCGAAGTGGCCCGCTGGCGCGATGAGGGCCGCATCAGCCTGCCGTCGAACATCGAACTGGAACTGGCCACCAATCCTTTCCTGCGTGTTGGCGAGCCTGCGGTCGTCGCTGCGACCAACGGACGCGACGACCGGCAGTCGAGCGAGCCAAGCGCCGTATTCGCTAGCCTGCGTGCCTGGAAAGACAGGTTTTAG
- a CDS encoding HDOD domain-containing protein yields MAYTSGTRHEGTNLSERSHSLQSWIDRLNQAELPALATVVQDLQRLAQQDSASVQQLADVLLRDAALTSKVLRVGNSVYYNPSQETIKTISRAIVLIGFDNVRLISLSVSLIDGLLTRAPREQLQMLLARSFHAAVQARNLAGYVISGHSEEVFIAALLHHLGELAFWGCGGAQADELADALERPGVDVDEAVREVLGASFRQLTQALLKSWNLGETAILAQAGASQHDPAAYAVQLGVRISEAALDGWDCAEMEGVLGKVAAFIELTPEETLQQVLASADEAVKVASTFGASKLCRLIPNTDPEQIRQQQEARRARLLQPDLLVMQQALQDLGLMVNARADVGLVLDTLLKGLHRGAGLERVMLTVLADGQSRFRAKRVIGEKSQQWLEDFVLPAEQMEQPHIFSYALRHREAIWMGVPASYNLAELVTQPIRRSLGAGMFFIAPIIAGKREIGVLYADSRLSGRALRHEQFVAFQRFTQLAGRCLEAISKR; encoded by the coding sequence ATGGCATACACTTCAGGGACACGCCATGAGGGTACGAATTTGTCGGAACGAAGCCATAGTTTGCAGTCATGGATCGATCGCCTGAACCAAGCCGAACTGCCCGCGCTGGCTACAGTGGTGCAGGATCTGCAACGCCTTGCGCAGCAGGATTCTGCTTCAGTACAGCAGTTGGCCGATGTGTTGCTGCGTGATGCGGCGCTGACCAGCAAGGTGCTGCGGGTCGGCAACAGCGTCTACTACAACCCTTCCCAGGAAACCATAAAGACCATTTCGCGGGCCATCGTACTGATCGGCTTCGACAATGTACGCCTGATCAGTCTTTCGGTGAGCCTGATAGACGGGCTGCTTACCCGCGCGCCGCGTGAGCAGTTGCAGATGTTACTCGCGCGTTCTTTCCATGCCGCGGTGCAGGCGCGCAACCTGGCTGGCTATGTCATTTCCGGGCACAGCGAAGAAGTGTTCATCGCTGCGCTGCTCCATCATCTGGGCGAGCTGGCGTTCTGGGGCTGTGGTGGGGCGCAGGCTGACGAACTGGCCGATGCCCTTGAGCGCCCCGGTGTCGATGTCGATGAGGCAGTGCGTGAGGTGCTCGGTGCCAGCTTTCGTCAACTTACCCAGGCGTTGCTGAAAAGCTGGAACCTCGGCGAAACCGCCATTCTCGCCCAGGCGGGTGCCAGCCAGCATGATCCGGCCGCCTACGCCGTACAGTTGGGCGTGCGCATCAGCGAGGCGGCGCTGGATGGCTGGGATTGTGCAGAAATGGAGGGCGTGCTGGGCAAGGTGGCAGCGTTTATCGAGCTGACACCGGAGGAAACCCTGCAGCAGGTGCTGGCCAGTGCGGATGAGGCGGTCAAGGTCGCCTCGACCTTCGGTGCCAGCAAGTTGTGCCGGCTGATTCCCAATACCGATCCCGAGCAGATTCGCCAGCAGCAGGAGGCGCGTCGTGCGCGTTTGCTGCAGCCGGATCTGTTGGTGATGCAGCAGGCATTGCAGGATCTCGGCCTGATGGTCAATGCCAGGGCCGATGTCGGGCTGGTGCTCGACACCTTGCTCAAAGGCCTGCATCGGGGCGCTGGCCTGGAGCGGGTGATGCTCACGGTGCTGGCCGATGGGCAAAGCCGCTTCCGCGCCAAACGGGTGATCGGTGAAAAGTCTCAGCAATGGCTGGAGGACTTCGTGCTGCCTGCCGAGCAGATGGAGCAGCCGCATATCTTCAGTTATGCGCTGCGCCATCGCGAGGCGATCTGGATGGGCGTGCCCGCCAGCTACAACCTGGCCGAGCTGGTGACCCAGCCGATTCGGCGCAGTCTTGGCGCTGGGATGTTCTTCATCGCGCCGATCATCGCGGGTAAGCGGGAAATCGGCGTGCTGTATGCCGACAGCAGGCTGTCCGGGCGGGCGCTGCGACACGAGCAGTTCGTGGCGTTTCAGCGTTTCACGCAACTGGCGGGGCGTTGCCTGGAGGCGATCAGCAAGCGCTGA
- a CDS encoding extracellular solute-binding protein produces MTHPLRSFLLHGSSLILLGLAGLAFAAPKHAVTLYDEPPKYPANFTHFEYTNPDAPKGGTFREAGFGGFDSLNPFISKGVAADEINLIYDTLAVQSMDEPFTAYGLVAEKIEKAPDNAWVRFLLRKEARFHDGTPITAEDVKFTFDTLMEKGAPMYRGYYADVEQVEVESPHSVRFVFKHAGNRELPLIVGQLPVLPKHWWAERDFAKSNLEVPLGSGPYKVGRVQAGRSIRYERVDDWWAKDLPVSRGFYNFDTIQIDYYRDNTVALEALKAGQFDYWLETSAKNWATAYNTPAVANGQLIKEEIQNRNPTGMQGFIFNTRRPQFQDRRVREALGLLYDFEWANKRLFNGAYSRTRSYFDNSELGSQGLPGEDELAILEPLRGKIPAEVFSEEFRVPVTDGSGIIREQQRRAYQLLQQAGWRIEGDRMLDANGQPVSFEFLLAQTEFERVLLPFKRNLADLGMDLVIRRVDVSQYINRLRSRDFDMIVSGFGQSNSPGNEQREYWHSSSADNPGSRNFIGLKDPAIDQIVEGLINADSRQNLIAHTRALDRVLLWGYYVIPNWHIKTWRVAYWNRFEHPKVTPLYDIGLHTWWVRPGLEQPSEAQQQAAEQATEEAKQ; encoded by the coding sequence ATGACCCACCCGCTGCGCAGTTTCCTGCTTCACGGTAGCAGCCTCATTCTGCTCGGCCTGGCCGGCCTTGCCTTCGCCGCCCCCAAACACGCCGTCACCCTCTACGACGAGCCGCCCAAATATCCCGCCAACTTCACGCACTTCGAATACACCAATCCCGACGCGCCCAAGGGCGGCACCTTTCGCGAAGCGGGTTTCGGTGGCTTCGACAGCCTCAACCCCTTCATCAGCAAGGGTGTGGCTGCCGACGAGATCAACCTGATCTACGACACCCTTGCCGTGCAAAGCATGGACGAGCCGTTCACCGCCTATGGCCTGGTGGCAGAAAAGATCGAGAAAGCGCCCGACAACGCCTGGGTGCGCTTTCTGCTGCGCAAGGAAGCGCGCTTTCACGACGGCACGCCGATCACCGCCGAGGACGTCAAGTTCACCTTCGATACGCTGATGGAAAAAGGCGCGCCGATGTACCGCGGCTATTACGCCGACGTCGAGCAGGTGGAAGTGGAATCGCCGCACAGCGTGCGCTTCGTGTTCAAGCACGCCGGCAACCGCGAGCTGCCGCTGATCGTCGGCCAGTTACCGGTGCTACCCAAGCACTGGTGGGCCGAACGCGACTTCGCCAAGAGCAACCTCGAGGTACCGCTGGGCAGCGGCCCGTACAAGGTCGGCCGCGTCCAGGCCGGCCGCAGCATCCGCTACGAGCGTGTCGACGACTGGTGGGCCAAGGATCTGCCCGTGAGCCGCGGCTTCTACAACTTCGACACCATCCAGATCGACTATTACCGCGACAACACCGTGGCCCTGGAGGCGCTGAAGGCCGGCCAGTTCGACTACTGGCTGGAAACCAGCGCGAAGAACTGGGCCACGGCCTACAACACCCCGGCGGTCGCCAACGGCCAGCTGATCAAGGAAGAAATCCAGAACCGCAATCCCACCGGCATGCAGGGTTTCATCTTCAACACCCGCCGTCCGCAGTTCCAGGATCGCCGCGTACGTGAGGCGCTGGGCCTGCTGTACGACTTCGAATGGGCCAACAAACGCCTGTTCAACGGCGCCTATTCCCGCACCCGCAGCTATTTCGACAATTCCGAACTGGGCTCGCAGGGGCTGCCCGGTGAAGACGAACTGGCGATTCTAGAACCGCTGCGCGGCAAGATTCCGGCCGAAGTGTTCAGCGAGGAATTCCGTGTACCGGTCACCGACGGCAGCGGCATCATTCGCGAGCAACAGCGCCGCGCCTACCAGCTGCTGCAACAGGCCGGCTGGCGTATCGAAGGTGATCGCATGCTCGATGCCAACGGTCAGCCGGTCAGCTTCGAGTTCCTTCTCGCACAAACCGAGTTCGAGCGTGTGCTGCTGCCATTCAAGCGCAATCTGGCCGACCTTGGCATGGATCTGGTGATTCGCCGCGTCGACGTTTCGCAGTACATCAACCGCCTGCGCTCGCGTGACTTCGACATGATCGTCAGCGGCTTCGGCCAGTCCAACTCGCCGGGCAACGAGCAACGCGAATACTGGCACTCCTCCAGCGCCGACAATCCCGGTAGCCGCAATTTCATCGGCCTCAAGGACCCGGCCATCGACCAGATCGTCGAAGGTCTGATCAACGCCGACTCGCGGCAGAACCTGATCGCCCATACCCGCGCCCTCGATCGCGTGCTGCTTTGGGGCTATTACGTGATCCCCAACTGGCACATCAAGACCTGGCGTGTCGCCTACTGGAACCGTTTCGAGCACCCGAAGGTGACGCCACTCTACGATATCGGCCTGCACACCTGGTGGGTGCGCCCAGGCCTGGAGCAACCGAGCGAAGCTCAGCAGCAAGCCGCAGAACAGGCGACCGAAGAGGCGAAGCAATAA